In Arthrobacter citreus, a single genomic region encodes these proteins:
- a CDS encoding BglG family transcription antiterminator, whose amino-acid sequence MYISAREREIITLLLEHPNGMNVQEIAMHLNVSSRTVQRELKGVEGIVKAHHLLFKKVSGVGMYIEGTPEHKNELQIAILKSGQEFTQKERQELILCSLLKEPESIKLSSLANELHVTVATVSNDLNKVEEWLKDFDLELIRKKGYGIALLGSERKKRKALGHLIAQQLNEYEFLSVMENERETRNRFSDGLLEIIKLEKLTIIGKIIRDNEQQLPYSLADSAFMTFTIHLSLAIERIIQGEVIQINQVVLEELGTSKEFHIAGQIVNELEEVFKVKIPDAEKGYITMHLLGARQRQEKNDWLEESSTEIIAGSKKLINYVTEELDINFDEDHALFEGLITHIEPAIYRIQKKLDVNNPLTSQIQDNYPVLFKIIQNGLKIAFPSVVFPIEEVAYLVLHFGSSNVIYDNSKEITALVLCSSGIGSSKMLASRIKKEIKEITEIDVSSLANLKNIHFEKYDIILSTVDMPGFSQKYFTVNPLLTKEEAEQIREEIKRNSLTTEATLLRKLHSKNVQKEITLETPESIKQNMEIVHQFTETVLHILDTFETISLPFIPTSSILLLEVCKQANLRGLIGDYFEVSNQLLEREKKGGLGIPGTNVALYHCRSEYVVKPVFLSFRLHEPMIVKAMDQSTVKIETVLLLLAPVDIQLGQLEVLSTISSTIIEDEESMKIFASNNYTDVYKKLSYALYENLQKRFKN is encoded by the coding sequence ATGTATATATCAGCTAGAGAAAGAGAAATCATTACTTTGTTGTTAGAACACCCAAATGGAATGAATGTTCAAGAAATTGCAATGCACTTAAATGTAAGTAGTCGAACCGTGCAACGAGAGCTTAAAGGAGTCGAAGGTATCGTTAAAGCTCATCATCTTTTATTTAAAAAGGTGTCAGGTGTCGGGATGTATATCGAAGGGACACCTGAGCATAAAAATGAGCTTCAAATAGCAATATTAAAAAGTGGGCAAGAGTTTACTCAAAAAGAAAGACAAGAGTTAATTCTCTGTTCCTTATTAAAAGAGCCGGAATCTATTAAATTAAGCTCTCTAGCAAATGAGCTGCATGTTACGGTTGCTACAGTTAGTAATGACTTAAACAAAGTTGAAGAGTGGTTAAAAGACTTTGATTTAGAACTTATAAGAAAAAAGGGATACGGTATTGCTTTACTTGGTTCTGAAAGGAAAAAGAGAAAGGCATTAGGGCACCTGATTGCACAACAATTAAATGAATATGAGTTTTTATCTGTAATGGAAAATGAGCGCGAGACAAGGAATAGATTCTCAGATGGGTTGTTAGAAATAATAAAGCTCGAAAAGTTAACTATAATAGGAAAAATAATTCGGGATAATGAACAACAGTTACCATACTCTTTAGCTGATAGTGCATTTATGACTTTTACAATTCATCTTTCTTTAGCAATTGAAAGAATTATTCAAGGTGAGGTTATACAGATTAATCAGGTAGTACTTGAAGAGTTAGGGACCTCTAAGGAATTTCATATTGCAGGTCAGATCGTAAATGAATTAGAAGAAGTGTTTAAAGTTAAGATCCCAGATGCAGAAAAAGGGTATATTACGATGCACTTATTAGGTGCAAGACAACGCCAAGAGAAAAATGATTGGCTAGAAGAAAGTAGTACCGAAATTATTGCGGGCTCAAAGAAGTTAATCAATTATGTAACTGAAGAGCTTGATATAAATTTTGATGAAGATCATGCGTTATTTGAGGGGTTAATTACACATATCGAACCAGCAATTTATCGAATTCAAAAAAAACTAGATGTAAATAACCCATTAACTAGCCAAATTCAAGATAACTATCCAGTTCTATTTAAGATCATTCAAAATGGATTGAAAATTGCCTTTCCATCAGTTGTTTTTCCAATTGAGGAAGTCGCTTATCTTGTGCTACATTTTGGTTCATCAAACGTAATCTATGATAACAGTAAAGAAATAACGGCACTTGTATTATGTTCAAGTGGTATTGGTTCTTCTAAAATGTTAGCAAGTCGAATCAAAAAAGAGATAAAAGAGATTACTGAAATTGACGTATCGTCTTTAGCAAACTTAAAAAATATTCACTTTGAAAAATACGACATTATTTTATCAACTGTCGATATGCCAGGCTTCTCACAAAAATATTTTACAGTAAATCCTTTGTTAACAAAGGAAGAGGCTGAACAAATTCGTGAAGAAATAAAGCGCAATTCCTTAACGACAGAAGCGACGCTATTAAGAAAGCTCCATAGCAAAAATGTTCAAAAGGAAATAACACTAGAAACGCCAGAATCAATTAAACAAAATATGGAGATCGTACACCAATTTACAGAGACTGTGCTACATATTTTGGATACATTCGAGACAATCTCTTTACCATTTATTCCAACTTCATCAATTTTACTATTGGAAGTTTGTAAACAAGCCAACTTGAGAGGTTTGATCGGTGACTATTTTGAAGTATCAAATCAACTTTTGGAAAGAGAAAAGAAGGGCGGTTTAGGGATACCTGGTACAAATGTAGCGTTATATCACTGTCGTTCAGAATATGTTGTAAAGCCTGTATTTTTATCGTTTCGACTTCATGAACCAATGATAGTGAAAGCGATGGATCAATCAACAGTTAAAATTGAGACAGTATTATTATTACTTGCACCAGTTGATATACAGCTAGGTCAATTAGAAGTACTAAGCACGATTAGCTCAACAATTATTGAAGATGAAGAATCCATGAAGATTTTTGCTTCTAATAACTATACAGATGTTTATAAAAAACTCAGTTATGCATTATATGAAAATTTACAGAAAAGATTTAAGAATTGA
- a CDS encoding helix-turn-helix transcriptional regulator, which produces MLEGEIIKFYRKKAGLTQEELGKDICTATHVSRIERGETRYSEEIIQLFSQRLQIDIKNEIITVQNIEMKLQKWHNAIILERMKDVIIIKEELENIHYIKASNYAIYYQLLLIRYFILCKNIDKADRLIKRIEKDSPPMSSYEKNLYHHVKGIYYLAQYTRLENVNRQIALQELKKVNIEQYGNKEYYYHLGSAYHWTRSKVMAYFYGEKAFRFFNKTNNYARAILAESLMLVQLKDSTQLDFEEIVKRYESLIEHSEALGLLDKRGMILHNLGLMYFWKQDYKNAHIFYKESVEEADKQSLPYLNRLYNYLDNAEEGKLLSTKELLEQALEGLALSEKATNDLYKILFNLLILRFNKDLDEYYKYLEETAFPFFKSHHHVTHLTKYAKLLYNYYVTTKQYEKAVQTGDMFVNSH; this is translated from the coding sequence ATGCTTGAAGGAGAAATCATTAAATTTTACCGCAAAAAAGCGGGGTTGACTCAAGAAGAATTAGGTAAAGACATTTGTACTGCTACTCATGTGAGCAGAATTGAAAGAGGAGAAACTCGATATTCTGAAGAAATTATCCAATTGTTCTCTCAACGTCTTCAGATTGACATAAAGAATGAAATAATTACTGTTCAAAATATTGAAATGAAGCTTCAAAAATGGCACAACGCAATCATTTTAGAGCGAATGAAAGATGTCATAATAATAAAAGAAGAATTAGAAAACATTCACTACATTAAGGCTTCCAACTATGCAATCTATTATCAACTTTTACTAATTCGTTACTTTATTTTATGTAAAAACATAGATAAAGCAGATCGCCTTATTAAGAGAATCGAAAAAGATTCTCCCCCTATGTCTAGTTATGAAAAGAATCTATATCATCACGTTAAAGGAATATACTATTTAGCCCAGTACACTCGTTTAGAAAATGTAAATAGACAAATTGCATTACAGGAATTAAAAAAGGTCAATATAGAACAATATGGAAACAAGGAATATTACTATCATCTAGGATCAGCCTATCATTGGACCCGGTCAAAAGTTATGGCATATTTCTATGGTGAAAAAGCATTCAGATTTTTTAACAAAACAAATAATTACGCAAGGGCAATTTTGGCAGAATCATTAATGCTAGTACAATTAAAAGACAGTACACAGCTAGATTTTGAAGAAATTGTAAAAAGGTATGAGAGCTTAATTGAGCATAGTGAAGCACTAGGTCTCCTAGATAAAAGAGGTATGATCTTACATAATTTAGGTTTAATGTATTTTTGGAAGCAAGACTATAAAAATGCACATATTTTTTATAAAGAGTCAGTTGAAGAAGCTGATAAACAATCACTACCTTATTTAAATCGTTTGTATAACTATTTAGATAATGCAGAAGAAGGAAAGCTTTTATCAACAAAAGAGTTGCTAGAACAGGCATTAGAAGGACTCGCTCTTTCAGAAAAAGCTACAAATGATTTATATAAGATTCTCTTTAATCTTCTAATCTTACGTTTTAACAAAGATTTAGATGAATATTATAAGTACTTGGAGGAAACAGCATTTCCATTTTTTAAAAGTCACCATCATGTAACGCATTTAACTAAATATGCAAAATTACTTTATAACTATTATGTTACTACTAAGCAATATGAGAAAGCAGTGCAAACTGGGGATATGTTTGTTAATAGCCATTAG
- a CDS encoding mannitol-1-phosphate 5-dehydrogenase, with amino-acid sequence MLAVHFGAGNIGRGFIGQLLHKAGYEICFVDVNEEMINELNDKKTYAIMLADSTQEKSRITNVRGINSLKDPQEVAKVIAQADLVTTAVGPTILPKIAKLIADGIIERVESSDKALNIIACENMIGGSTFLRDEVYLNMTLSQQKKTEQSVSFPDAAVDRIVPIQSHEDKLLVAVEPFYEWVIDQSKIIGEVPAINGVTYVDDLLPYIERKLFTVNTGHAATAYLGNFYGYETIKEAISDKNIRNIVSSVLDETGKLLVKKYNFDPVEHNTYIQKIIARFENEYISDEVSRVARSPIRKLGANDRFIKPLRELMEYGITPKYLVKAIATALFYKNKDDNEAIELQSFLQNHTVEELLVKYSELSECIELIHLIIDEYNQLERDLLVH; translated from the coding sequence ATGTTAGCTGTACACTTTGGCGCGGGAAATATTGGTAGAGGTTTTATTGGACAATTATTGCATAAGGCAGGATATGAGATTTGCTTCGTTGATGTAAATGAAGAGATGATTAATGAGCTAAATGATAAAAAAACATATGCTATCATGCTAGCAGATAGCACTCAAGAAAAATCAAGAATAACGAATGTAAGAGGAATTAATAGTCTGAAAGACCCTCAAGAAGTAGCAAAAGTAATTGCACAAGCGGATCTTGTGACAACAGCAGTAGGCCCGACAATTCTTCCAAAAATAGCAAAACTAATTGCAGATGGAATAATAGAACGAGTTGAAAGTTCAGATAAAGCGTTAAATATTATTGCATGTGAAAATATGATTGGTGGAAGTACATTTTTGAGAGATGAAGTGTACTTAAATATGACATTATCTCAACAGAAAAAAACTGAACAGTCAGTCAGTTTTCCGGATGCAGCAGTAGACCGTATCGTTCCGATTCAAAGCCATGAAGATAAATTGTTAGTAGCAGTTGAACCATTTTACGAATGGGTGATTGACCAATCAAAAATTATTGGAGAAGTTCCAGCAATTAATGGGGTAACATACGTAGATGATTTGCTTCCATACATTGAAAGAAAACTATTTACAGTAAACACTGGCCATGCAGCGACAGCCTATCTAGGAAATTTTTATGGATACGAAACAATTAAAGAAGCTATTTCTGATAAAAATATTAGAAATATCGTTAGCTCAGTATTAGATGAGACTGGGAAGTTATTAGTTAAAAAATATAATTTTGATCCAGTTGAACATAATACATATATCCAAAAAATTATAGCAAGATTTGAAAATGAGTATATATCTGATGAAGTGTCCCGAGTTGCACGTTCTCCAATTCGTAAATTAGGAGCAAATGATCGTTTTATTAAACCGTTAAGAGAGCTAATGGAATACGGTATAACACCTAAATATTTAGTTAAAGCTATTGCAACTGCACTATTCTATAAAAATAAAGATGATAACGAAGCAATTGAACTACAAAGTTTTCTTCAGAACCATACTGTGGAAGAGTTGCTCGTTAAATATTCTGAATTATCAGAATGTATAGAGTTAATTCATTTAATTATAGATGAGTACAATCAATTAGAGAGAGACTTACTTGTACATTAA
- a CDS encoding PTS sugar transporter subunit IIA yields the protein MIQTVLPTENILLNVEAKTKEEAIRLAGSVLVKNGYVKENYIEKMIEREESLTTYMGNFIAIPHGTEESKQEVISSGISILQIPDGVDFGNGNIVKVVFGIAGKNNEHLDLLSQIAILCSEEENVHKLVAATLKEELISMFSEVE from the coding sequence ATGATTCAAACAGTTTTACCAACAGAAAATATATTATTAAATGTAGAGGCAAAAACAAAAGAAGAGGCTATTCGATTAGCAGGAAGTGTTTTAGTTAAGAACGGTTATGTAAAGGAAAATTATATCGAGAAAATGATTGAAAGAGAAGAGTCTTTAACTACTTACATGGGGAATTTTATTGCAATTCCACACGGAACAGAAGAATCAAAGCAAGAAGTTATTTCATCTGGTATATCGATTCTTCAAATTCCTGATGGAGTAGATTTTGGGAATGGAAATATTGTAAAGGTAGTATTCGGTATTGCAGGCAAAAACAATGAACATCTGGATTTATTATCTCAAATTGCAATCCTTTGTTCAGAGGAAGAAAATGTACATAAATTGGTCGCGGCCACATTAAAAGAGGAACTAATTTCAATGTTTAGTGAGGTGGAGTAG
- a CDS encoding S8 family serine peptidase produces MKAKTLVKHSAVLALSTSLLISPFSAKSYLTAKAATSKAEEILSSISPEQREALKQLELNDQDGLQGFSENELNSDKDISVIVQFNSDPSNVAVLEAAVDGKSLAKASAQAQVDKEHKVFKEDVGKFVKVKDKKKAPVITKTYKTAFNGAAITLPANEVKELLKSDAVKTIYKDVTFNVNPVKENVPTDVSDKTTTSVDSIPYLNVDKLHKEGITGKDVKVGVLDTGIDYNHPDLKDAYKGGYDFVDNDNDPMEATYKDWQTSNQPESNGSSTYYTEHGTHVSGTIVGQNKGKNGVSVEGAAPDADLYMYRVLGPYGSGASENVIAGIDKAVQDGMDVINLSLGAAVNDPYYPTSTAINYAVLNGVTAVVSAGNSGPNAYTLGSPGTAAFALTVGASDVPASITTFDGKMANGWSTDLVSMARSFADNFNSLEGKSLELVDVGLGTLDDYKNKNVAGKIAFVQRGNFALVDKVKFAKQSGAKAVIMYNNVDGHVGYNLGESMEYIPAFSMTKKAGEELKEKIASGNTTFKFTNLKEKLTEGDHLADFSSRGPVNGNYQMKPEITAPGVSVLSTVPSYIANHDTPEDYRYAYQRMDGTSMASPFAAGVAALLIGENPNLEPADVKSILMNTADPLNGDYSVFEVGAGRVDPYQALHTDTEVKVQDETLIPVGEKLLKAENETGGLSFGRQFVKDGSQLKLKKDINFTNNGSKKKTFDVQVVDSAQGTNGLEENGVVLDMGDSIKINPNSTKTIKATLTVPSIAKKGFYEGYVLITNSADNTEQYRIPFSFKKSDEGFDTLDISSHALSPLFYGTYDAFKTTATSLQFNLGSPVNTLDVVLQDANTNEDLGLVGTLNLKGATTDVNYYMQQVFYGSYYKFTGNKNQPVSTEESIAKPGHYKLKFITTLPNGKQKIKTEDIFIDIDTPKVKSSLDGDSPFIEYKPGQETYPFEMEVKDAALTDMQQAGIDIDETSNFAVYTYGFPIPNGPNYMDKNGKWSEEVQMDESTPSLSFNLIGYDAAGNQANWKEYYFVKEGTPVAYAKHNVELARTGDMLTASLVLDNLQGVKEATWNFDDAQAVGIPYVNLVEASLTDKFKDKANIQVTGNKIKVTFKDGISFDRSEVVKVKVKVQDQVFYPIGYINPSTTIVDANGQTVKLLNAGKRFQLKPRFSRVQGNIIPEGYMVQEEGQIPYLGSRDWTKVGATIKVTNGSYSLDATNLISRGKFNLEPLALSKDAYTFDVNVPGHFITKQSQNFGYEYNDQLYGKSSSISINLIGGDVNQDNVIDIQDALYVQTYWGTNKRSADINFDGTVDAKDFAFVEKNYLLQNPSVQNAPTPKKKFKNATLETIKSELGL; encoded by the coding sequence ATGAAGGCAAAAACATTGGTAAAGCACTCAGCGGTACTTGCCCTTTCTACAAGTCTGCTTATATCACCTTTTAGTGCAAAGTCATATTTAACGGCAAAAGCGGCAACTTCTAAAGCAGAAGAGATTTTATCATCAATTTCACCAGAACAAAGGGAAGCATTAAAGCAATTAGAATTAAATGATCAAGATGGACTTCAAGGTTTCAGTGAAAATGAGCTGAATTCAGATAAAGACATCTCGGTAATTGTTCAGTTCAATTCAGATCCAAGCAATGTCGCAGTATTGGAAGCGGCAGTTGATGGAAAGTCATTAGCAAAAGCATCAGCACAAGCTCAAGTAGACAAGGAACACAAAGTTTTTAAAGAAGATGTAGGAAAGTTTGTAAAGGTTAAGGATAAGAAAAAAGCACCTGTCATTACAAAAACTTATAAAACAGCATTTAACGGTGCAGCTATAACACTCCCTGCTAATGAAGTGAAGGAGTTATTAAAATCTGATGCGGTTAAAACGATTTATAAGGATGTTACGTTTAATGTAAATCCTGTTAAAGAGAATGTTCCAACTGATGTTTCAGATAAAACAACTACATCTGTTGACAGCATTCCATATTTAAATGTGGACAAGCTACATAAAGAAGGAATAACAGGTAAAGACGTTAAAGTTGGGGTATTAGATACAGGTATCGACTATAACCACCCTGATTTAAAAGACGCTTACAAAGGCGGATATGACTTTGTAGATAATGATAATGACCCAATGGAAGCTACATACAAGGACTGGCAGACATCAAATCAGCCTGAAAGTAATGGTAGTAGCACTTACTATACAGAGCATGGCACACATGTATCGGGAACAATTGTAGGACAAAATAAAGGTAAAAATGGAGTATCAGTAGAAGGTGCTGCACCTGATGCGGATCTATATATGTATCGTGTGCTTGGTCCTTATGGAAGTGGTGCATCTGAAAATGTTATTGCAGGGATTGATAAAGCAGTTCAAGATGGCATGGATGTTATTAACCTTTCATTAGGTGCTGCTGTTAACGATCCATATTATCCTACAAGTACTGCAATCAATTATGCAGTACTAAATGGTGTAACAGCGGTAGTCTCAGCAGGAAACAGTGGACCGAATGCTTATACATTAGGATCACCAGGTACAGCAGCATTTGCTTTAACGGTGGGCGCAAGCGATGTCCCAGCTTCAATTACAACATTTGATGGTAAAATGGCAAATGGTTGGTCAACTGATCTTGTTAGTATGGCTAGAAGCTTTGCTGATAACTTTAATAGTTTAGAAGGAAAATCTCTTGAACTAGTAGATGTTGGGCTAGGAACTTTAGATGATTACAAAAATAAAAATGTTGCTGGAAAAATTGCTTTCGTTCAGCGTGGAAACTTTGCTCTAGTAGACAAAGTAAAGTTTGCAAAGCAAAGCGGAGCAAAGGCAGTTATTATGTACAACAATGTGGACGGACACGTTGGATATAACTTAGGTGAATCAATGGAATATATTCCTGCATTCTCGATGACGAAAAAAGCAGGAGAAGAATTAAAAGAAAAAATTGCGAGCGGAAATACAACTTTCAAGTTTACGAACTTGAAAGAAAAGTTAACGGAAGGTGATCATTTAGCAGACTTCAGCTCAAGAGGTCCGGTTAATGGAAACTACCAAATGAAGCCTGAGATTACAGCACCTGGCGTGAGTGTTCTTTCTACAGTTCCTTCTTATATTGCAAATCACGATACGCCAGAAGACTATCGATATGCATACCAAAGAATGGATGGCACATCTATGGCATCACCATTTGCAGCTGGGGTAGCAGCATTATTAATAGGAGAAAATCCAAACCTTGAGCCAGCAGATGTTAAATCAATCTTAATGAACACTGCTGACCCTCTAAATGGCGACTATAGTGTATTTGAAGTTGGAGCGGGTCGTGTTGATCCATATCAAGCACTTCACACTGACACAGAAGTAAAAGTACAGGATGAAACATTAATCCCAGTCGGCGAAAAACTATTAAAGGCAGAGAATGAAACAGGTGGGTTAAGTTTCGGTAGACAATTTGTTAAAGATGGCTCTCAATTAAAACTAAAGAAAGATATTAACTTTACAAACAATGGAAGCAAAAAGAAAACATTTGATGTCCAAGTAGTAGATAGTGCACAAGGAACAAACGGCTTGGAAGAAAACGGTGTAGTATTGGATATGGGTGATTCGATTAAAATTAACCCAAACTCTACTAAAACGATAAAGGCAACATTAACTGTGCCATCAATAGCTAAAAAAGGCTTTTATGAAGGGTATGTTTTAATTACTAACAGTGCAGATAACACAGAACAATACCGTATTCCATTTAGTTTTAAGAAATCAGATGAAGGTTTTGACACGCTTGACATATCGTCACATGCTTTATCTCCATTGTTTTATGGAACATATGACGCGTTTAAAACAACGGCAACATCCTTACAATTCAATTTAGGTTCTCCAGTTAATACTTTAGATGTAGTATTACAAGACGCTAATACAAATGAAGATTTAGGATTAGTTGGTACCCTTAATTTAAAAGGTGCAACAACAGATGTAAATTACTACATGCAACAAGTATTTTATGGATCATATTACAAGTTTACAGGAAATAAAAACCAACCTGTATCAACGGAAGAAAGTATTGCGAAACCTGGACATTATAAACTAAAATTCATAACGACATTGCCAAATGGTAAACAGAAAATTAAAACAGAAGATATATTTATTGATATCGACACACCAAAAGTGAAAAGTTCCCTTGATGGAGATTCACCTTTCATTGAGTATAAACCAGGACAAGAGACTTATCCTTTTGAAATGGAAGTAAAAGACGCTGCTTTAACAGATATGCAGCAAGCTGGAATTGATATTGATGAAACATCAAACTTTGCAGTCTATACTTATGGTTTCCCAATCCCTAACGGTCCAAACTATATGGACAAGAACGGTAAGTGGAGTGAGGAAGTACAAATGGATGAAAGTACTCCATCCCTGTCATTCAACCTAATTGGGTATGATGCTGCAGGTAACCAAGCAAACTGGAAGGAATACTACTTTGTTAAAGAAGGTACACCGGTTGCATATGCTAAACATAATGTAGAGTTAGCTAGAACTGGAGATATGCTAACTGCATCTCTAGTATTAGACAACTTACAAGGTGTAAAAGAAGCGACTTGGAATTTTGATGATGCACAAGCTGTGGGGATTCCTTACGTTAATCTTGTAGAAGCATCTTTAACGGATAAATTCAAAGATAAAGCAAACATTCAAGTAACTGGCAATAAAATCAAAGTAACGTTTAAAGATGGTATTTCATTCGATCGTTCAGAAGTAGTAAAAGTAAAAGTAAAAGTACAAGATCAAGTTTTTTACCCAATAGGCTACATTAACCCATCAACTACGATCGTAGATGCTAATGGTCAAACTGTGAAGTTATTAAATGCGGGTAAACGATTCCAATTAAAACCAAGATTTAGCCGAGTTCAAGGAAATATAATTCCAGAAGGGTATATGGTTCAAGAAGAAGGTCAAATACCATATTTAGGATCTCGTGACTGGACAAAAGTTGGAGCAACAATAAAAGTAACAAATGGTTCTTATAGTCTAGACGCTACTAATTTGATTAGTAGAGGTAAATTTAATCTAGAACCACTTGCTTTAAGTAAAGATGCATATACATTTGATGTAAATGTTCCAGGTCACTTTATTACTAAGCAATCTCAGAACTTCGGGTATGAATACAATGACCAATTATATGGTAAATCAAGTTCAATTAGCATTAATTTAATTGGCGGAGATGTAAACCAAGATAATGTAATCGATATTCAAGATGCGCTTTACGTTCAAACATACTGGGGAACAAACAAACGCAGTGCAGATATCAACTTTGACGGAACAGTAGATGCAAAAGATTTCGCATTCGTAGAGAAAAACTATTTACTGCAAAATCCATCAGTACAAAATGCACCAACTCCGAAAAAGAAATTTAAAAATGCAACGTTAGAAACGATTAAAAGTGAGTTAGGCTTATAA
- a CDS encoding PTS mannitol transporter subunit IICBA: MNTSKNSNIKVKIQRFGSFLSGMVMPNIGAFIAWGLITALFIPTGWIPSAKLAVLVSPMITYLLPLLIGFTGGRMVHDIRGGVVGAIATMGVIVGAEMPMFLGAMIMGPLGGLAIKKFDQAIQGKVKSGFEMLVNNFSAGIIGAILAVIGLIGVNPVVSTLTEVLANGVDMMVKANVIPLANIFIEPAKILFLNNAINHGILSPIGLEQAKSAGKSLLFLLEANPGPGLGVLLAYTIFGKGTAKQTAPGAVIIHFLGGIHEIYFPYILMRPLLILSVIAGGVAGTFTFNVLGAGLVAAASPGSIIAILAMAPKGGYLPILAGVLVATAVSFIISAVVLKSSKSVASDEDLEKAAQKTQDLKGKESKVASLLQTENEVASSLGISKEVQKIIFACDAGMGSSAMGASIMRKKVKTAGIDLEVTNVAINNLPNDVDIVITHKDLTDRAKAKVPNAIHISVENFLNSPKYDELVNSLLK; encoded by the coding sequence TTGAATACAAGTAAAAATAGTAATATAAAAGTAAAAATACAACGGTTTGGTAGTTTCCTAAGCGGAATGGTTATGCCAAACATTGGTGCATTTATAGCATGGGGTTTAATAACGGCATTATTTATACCTACTGGATGGATCCCTAGTGCAAAGCTAGCAGTTTTAGTAAGTCCAATGATTACATACTTACTACCATTGTTAATTGGTTTTACCGGTGGAAGAATGGTACATGATATTCGAGGCGGCGTAGTTGGAGCTATTGCAACAATGGGTGTAATTGTAGGTGCAGAAATGCCAATGTTTTTAGGGGCTATGATTATGGGGCCACTTGGCGGTTTGGCTATAAAGAAATTTGACCAAGCTATACAAGGAAAAGTTAAATCAGGGTTTGAGATGTTAGTTAATAATTTCTCTGCGGGTATAATCGGAGCAATTTTAGCAGTTATTGGTTTAATAGGTGTTAATCCGGTTGTATCAACTTTAACTGAAGTATTAGCAAACGGCGTAGACATGATGGTAAAGGCAAATGTCATTCCATTAGCAAACATATTTATTGAGCCAGCTAAAATTTTATTTTTAAATAATGCAATTAACCACGGGATTTTAAGTCCAATTGGTCTTGAACAAGCAAAATCTGCGGGGAAATCACTTTTATTCTTATTAGAAGCTAACCCAGGACCGGGCTTAGGCGTTTTATTAGCATATACAATTTTCGGAAAAGGAACGGCTAAACAAACAGCACCAGGAGCAGTTATTATTCACTTCTTGGGCGGGATTCATGAGATTTATTTCCCTTATATCTTAATGAGACCTTTATTAATTTTATCAGTCATTGCTGGTGGTGTTGCCGGAACATTTACTTTTAATGTTTTAGGAGCAGGGCTTGTAGCAGCAGCTTCTCCAGGTAGTATTATCGCGATTTTAGCAATGGCACCAAAAGGAGGATACTTACCAATCCTTGCGGGAGTATTAGTAGCAACAGCTGTTTCATTTATTATTTCAGCAGTCGTTTTAAAATCATCAAAATCTGTGGCATCAGATGAAGATTTAGAAAAAGCTGCTCAAAAAACACAAGATTTAAAAGGAAAAGAAAGTAAAGTAGCTAGTCTATTACAGACTGAAAACGAAGTAGCTAGTTCTCTTGGTATTAGTAAAGAAGTGCAAAAAATTATATTTGCTTGTGATGCGGGTATGGGATCAAGTGCCATGGGAGCATCCATAATGCGCAAAAAAGTAAAAACAGCGGGAATAGATTTAGAGGTTACTAATGTAGCAATTAATAATCTACCAAATGATGTAGATATTGTCATAACACATAAAGATTTAACTGATCGAGCAAAAGCAAAAGTGCCAAATGCAATTCATATCTCAGTAGAAAACTTCTTAAATAGTCCGAAGTATGATGAATTAGTGAACTCTTTATTAAAATAA